The following are from one region of the Methyloversatilis discipulorum genome:
- a CDS encoding ABC transporter ATP-binding protein, with protein MHPLSRLFSHARNYRRDVRIASLYSVLNKFFDVLPEVLIGVAVDVVVNQKASFLARVGIVDPKDQLVLLALITVVVWVGESLFQYLYDVRWRDLAQNLQHDLRMEAYRHVQKLDMAYFERNRSGNLLAVLNEDINQMERFLNGGANDLIQVFVGSLMVGGVFFVLTHELAFLALVPVPLILYGAFWFQRRLAPRYGAVREAAGALAARLNNNIQGIATVKAYAAEEYEAGHIEQGSDDYRVRNGEAIRLSAAITPVIRMAILAGFTVTLLYGGFMALNGDIGVGSYSVLVYLTQRLLWPLTRLADLTDLYQRSMSSIERVMNLLQTPVNIAYEGRALPRAEVRGELVFDEVSFAYDGTTRPALDRVALRIDAGRSAAFVGSTGGGKSTLIKLLLRFYEPQQGRVLLDGMPIGELNLQDLRRAIGYVAQDTFLADASVAQNIAYGMPDATREAVIEAAKSAEAHDFIVALPQGYDTPVGERGLRLSGGQRQRLALARAILKDPPILVLDEATSAVDNETEAAIQRSLERLVVGRTTLIVAHRLSTVRHADTIHVIDGGRIAESGTHDQLLALDGIYASLWRLQTGERRARRLP; from the coding sequence ATGCATCCGCTTTCCCGCCTGTTCTCGCACGCGCGCAACTACCGCCGCGACGTGCGCATCGCCTCGCTGTATTCCGTCCTCAACAAGTTCTTCGATGTGCTGCCGGAGGTGCTGATCGGCGTCGCGGTCGACGTGGTCGTGAACCAGAAAGCCAGCTTCCTCGCGCGCGTTGGCATCGTCGATCCGAAGGACCAACTGGTGCTGCTGGCGCTGATCACGGTCGTCGTGTGGGTCGGCGAATCGCTGTTCCAGTACCTGTACGACGTGCGCTGGCGCGACCTTGCGCAGAACCTGCAGCACGACCTGCGCATGGAGGCCTACCGCCACGTGCAGAAGCTGGACATGGCCTATTTCGAGCGCAACCGCAGCGGCAATCTGCTGGCGGTGCTGAACGAGGACATCAACCAGATGGAGCGCTTCCTGAATGGCGGCGCCAACGACCTGATCCAGGTGTTCGTCGGTTCGCTGATGGTGGGCGGCGTGTTCTTCGTACTGACGCACGAGCTGGCCTTCCTCGCGCTGGTGCCGGTGCCGCTCATCCTTTACGGCGCCTTCTGGTTCCAGCGCCGGCTGGCGCCGCGCTACGGCGCGGTGCGCGAGGCGGCCGGCGCGCTGGCGGCTCGGCTGAACAATAACATCCAGGGCATCGCCACGGTGAAGGCCTACGCCGCCGAGGAGTACGAGGCCGGCCACATCGAACAGGGGTCGGACGATTACCGCGTGCGCAACGGCGAGGCGATCCGGCTGTCGGCGGCGATCACGCCGGTCATCCGCATGGCCATCCTCGCGGGCTTCACGGTGACCCTGCTGTACGGCGGCTTCATGGCGCTGAACGGCGACATCGGCGTCGGCAGCTATTCGGTGCTGGTGTATCTGACCCAGCGCCTGCTCTGGCCGCTGACGCGGCTGGCCGACCTGACCGATCTGTATCAGCGCTCGATGTCGTCGATCGAGCGGGTGATGAACCTGCTGCAGACGCCGGTGAACATCGCCTACGAAGGGCGGGCGCTGCCGCGCGCCGAGGTGCGCGGCGAACTGGTTTTTGACGAGGTGTCCTTTGCCTACGACGGAACGACCCGGCCCGCGCTGGATCGCGTCGCCCTGCGCATCGACGCCGGCCGCAGCGCGGCCTTCGTCGGCAGCACCGGTGGCGGCAAGAGCACGCTGATCAAGCTGCTGCTGCGCTTCTACGAGCCGCAGCAGGGCAGGGTGCTGCTCGACGGCATGCCGATCGGTGAACTGAACCTGCAGGACCTGCGCCGCGCCATCGGCTATGTCGCGCAGGACACCTTCCTCGCCGACGCCTCGGTCGCACAGAACATCGCCTACGGCATGCCGGACGCCACACGCGAGGCGGTGATCGAGGCGGCGAAATCGGCCGAGGCGCACGACTTCATCGTTGCACTTCCGCAGGGTTACGACACGCCGGTCGGCGAACGCGGCCTGCGTCTGTCGGGCGGCCAGCGGCAGCGGCTGGCGCTGGCGCGCGCGATCCTGAAGGACCCGCCGATACTGGTTCTCGACGAGGCGACTTCGGCGGTGGACAACGAAACCGAGGCAGCCATCCAGCGCTCGCTGGAGCGTCTGGTGGTCGGCCGCACGACGCTCATCGTGGCGCACCGGCTGTCCACGGTGCGCCACGCCGACACCATCCACGTGATCGACGGCGGACGCATCGCCGAATCCGGTACGCACGACCAGCTGCTTGCGCTCGACGGCATCTACGCCTCGCTGTGGCGGCTGCAGACCGGCGAGCGGCGGGCCCGCCGGCTTCCTTGA
- a CDS encoding PEP-CTERM sorting domain-containing protein gives MTSKHPVPFRIRASLAALLGTACLSGAAQAVPNDTFRSWSYVSLPGGGLLSDGQPWNGDTALWSGASSAWLDADSHARSQIGFENGQLAAKIEVSARSPVNGHVYSELFYRDQGFVCDADACGMAVPSAASFTVNLHQDGQFTAGSANFSVSYALWSAGAFHSFHFAVQQGEGPLAPYGAFSTENLVTGQSTLEPLMIAGPSGQPVFNPLFNLVWEDDDQDGVYNFAYDLSFTTATQGVDLREDLFMSAYVYGTPDGQFFDSFNSFHSTWTPEAGAALYGSGGRAVVGPVPEPDVWTLMAAGLGMVAALGRVRRREVD, from the coding sequence ATGACGTCCAAACACCCTGTCCCGTTCCGCATCCGTGCCAGCCTCGCTGCGCTGCTGGGTACCGCCTGTCTGAGCGGCGCTGCTCAGGCGGTCCCGAACGACACCTTCCGCAGCTGGAGCTATGTGAGCCTGCCCGGTGGCGGCCTGCTGTCCGATGGCCAGCCGTGGAACGGCGATACCGCCTTGTGGAGCGGCGCCAGCTCGGCCTGGCTCGACGCCGACAGCCACGCGCGTTCGCAGATCGGTTTCGAGAATGGCCAGCTCGCGGCGAAGATCGAGGTCAGTGCCCGGTCGCCGGTCAATGGCCACGTCTACTCAGAACTGTTCTATCGCGATCAGGGTTTCGTCTGCGATGCCGATGCGTGCGGAATGGCCGTGCCCTCCGCGGCGTCGTTCACCGTGAATCTGCACCAGGACGGGCAGTTCACCGCGGGCAGCGCCAATTTCAGCGTGTCCTACGCACTGTGGTCGGCAGGCGCCTTCCACAGTTTCCACTTCGCGGTGCAACAGGGTGAGGGGCCGCTGGCACCCTATGGCGCGTTCTCCACCGAAAATCTGGTGACCGGGCAGTCGACGCTGGAACCGCTGATGATTGCCGGGCCGTCCGGCCAGCCGGTGTTCAATCCCTTGTTCAACCTGGTGTGGGAGGACGACGATCAGGACGGCGTGTACAACTTCGCCTATGACCTCAGTTTCACGACCGCCACCCAGGGCGTGGACCTGAGGGAGGATCTGTTCATGTCCGCCTACGTCTACGGCACGCCCGACGGTCAGTTCTTCGATTCATTCAATTCCTTCCATTCCACCTGGACACCGGAGGCCGGTGCCGCGCTCTATGGCAGCGGCGGACGCGCGGTCGTCGGCCCGGTGCCGGAACCTGATGTCTGGACGCTGATGGCGGCGGGACTGGGAATGGTGGCAGCCCTCGGCCGCGTGCGCCGCCGCGAAGTCGACTGA